In Kwoniella shivajii chromosome 11, complete sequence, the DNA window TGGATAAAATATGCTCAATGGGAATCCAGTCAAAATGAGTTTGAGAGAGCTAGATCAGTATTTGAAAGAGCTTTGGATGTAGATCCTAGATCAAATGAATTATGGGCAAGTCATATATAATGAGAGACTTCAACATGAGCTAACGTTtttgatcagctcaaatacACTGATATGGAATTGAAAGCTCGTAACATCAACCATGCTCGAAACCTTTATGATCGAGCTGTTACACTTCTTCCTCGAGTCGATGCGTTATGGTACAAATATGTTTATCTCGAGGAGTTGCTCTTGAATATACCCGGTGCTAGACAGATCTTTGAAAGGTGGATGCAATGGGAACCGAACGATCAAGCTTGGCAGAGTTATATCAAGCTTGAAGAGAGGTATAATGAACTTGATAGAGCTTCAGCAATCTACGAGAGATGGATTGGAGTTAGACCAATACCGAAGAATTGGGTTACTTGGGCAAAGTTTGAAGAGGATAGAGGTCAACCTGATAAAGCTAGAGAAGTCTTTCAAACGGCGTTGGAGTTTTTcggggatgaagaagagcaagtaGAAAAAGCTCAACAAGTATTTGCGGCGTTTGCAAGGATGGAAACGAGGTTGAAGGAGTATGAAAGAGCTCGAGTGATTTATAAAGTAAGTTCTACAATCCGTTGTCTCGTTATCTATTAACATTCGTATAGTTCGCTCTGGCACGTTTACCCCGATCCAAATCTGCAAGTTTGTACGCTGCATACACCAAATTCGAGAAACAGCACGGTGATCGTGCAGGCGTAGAACTCACTGTCCTTGGAAAACGACGTATACAGTACGAGGAGGAACTCGCCTATGATGGGACAAATTACGATGCATGGTTTTCGTTAGCCAGGTTGGAAGAGGATGCTTATCGAGCAGataaagaggatggagaggatgtGGAGCCCACGAGGGTCCGTGAAGCGTATGAGAGGGCGGTGGCAAATGTTCCTCCAGCTTTGGAAAAACGATATTGGAGGAGGTATATTTATCGTAAGTTTTTCCTTGATCTGAGCGGCTTGCGCTAAACCCCTCTTAGTCTGGTTACAATACGCTGCTTTCGAGGAGATAGAAACGAAGGATTATGGTCGAGCCCGAGATGTGTACAAAGCTGCTATCAAGCTTGTTCCGCATAAGACTTTTACTTTTGCTAAAGTGAGCACGCTGCTTCACTCGCTGCTAAACAACGCTGACCTTCCGTCAGCTCTGGCTCTCTTACGCCTACTTTGAGATCCGACGACTGGACGTCAGTGCCGCCCGAAAGGTGTTGGGCGCTGGTATAGGAATGTGTCCCAAACCCAAACTCTTCTCAGGCTATATCGAGTTGGAAATGAGATTAAGGGAATTCGATCGCGTGCGAACGTTATATGAGAAATTCCTCACAGTGAGTATCTCGATTTAATATCGTGGAACACACCACTAATAGCCCCACAGTACGATCCATCACTCAGTTCCGGCTGGATACAATGGACCCAGGTCGAATCTGCGGTGGAAGATTTCGAGCGAGTGCGAGCTATATTCGAGCTTGCCGTTCAACAATCATTGGACATGCCAGAGATTGTATGGAAAGCTTATATCGATttcgaagctggagaagGAGAACGAGAGCGTGCTCGATTATTATACGAGAGATTGCTCGAACGTACTTCACACGTCAAGGTGTATATCTCATACGCACTTATGGAAGTTTCCGTACTTGGTGGCGgcgaggatgaagatggaaacgagattgaaggtgaagcggGTGATCCTGAAATGGCAAGAGCAatctttgaaagaggatATAAAGATCTCAGAGCgaagggagagaaagaggatgtaAGTGATCGCTTTTTTTCCAACGATATGCTGTTTACTCACAACTCTCGTAGCGTGCATTGCTACTTACTGCTTGGAAATCGTTCGAAGAGCAGCATGGTACATCGGAAGAACAAGCACAtgtggaagagatgatgcCTACTACACGAAAGAGATGGAGGAAAAcggaagatggaagtggagaaTTGGAGGAGTGTACGTATaccaatctctctttgaCAAAGCATATCATCCTGACGTTTGATACAGACTGGGATGTCATCTTCCCCGACGACGAAAGGGATGCAAACCCAACGTCATTCAAATTCTTccaagctgctcaacaaTGGGCTGCACAACGTGGCgagggagaaggagaaggtggtcTGTCTTATGACTTGCCATCGGATTctgacgatgacgatgacgatgaggatggtgACGCAGAAGAAACAAGAGCAGAACCtatggatgaggatgaatagATACCATCATACAAGGGAGAGTCTGAATAATTTGCATGTATCGGTATTGTGCAAGTCTTACCTCAGCTGGCAGCGAAAAACGTTTCCCAGTCCATGGCTCAGTCAGCTTGAAGCATGCCATATCGCTTTCATTCACGGACAATGCGACCTGCAAACACCATATCTCCTAAGAGTTGTGTTATTAACTTTTCGTTATTTGCAATCAAGCATTCATTTACACGTACAAAAAAAAACGCTGTCATACAACAGGAAGGGCCAATCGATTCCTCAAATATACCAACTCCGGGAATTGCAAGGACAAAATTACACTTGATAGATACAGGTAAGCAGTTTTGCACCATGACAATAACTAAATTCCACCCATCGCCAACAAGTTACGCTCTCCAAACTTGAAAATAACCTGGAATCCAAGTTTTACTCCATCTACATAATTCCGTTTTAACCTTTaattcatcctcttcttgatccaacTCCAATCGTCTGTGAATTTCATATACTCTATTACCGGAACCTATCTGTTCCAGATTTTCAAGCTTACTAGCTAGAATTTGCAAGTCATCTGAATTAGGCCCCCATTTGTCGGGTGCGTTTATGTGTAAAATCTTTAATTTGTTTCTACCATATTCGAATAATCCTTGACAATCTAAAACTGTAGATCTACCATTCACAGATATGTATAATTCTTCCAAATTCGGATTTGATTCTAGAATAAAAGTTAATGTATCTGACGCTATTACTAAGTTGATCAACGATAACTTCTGGATTCTGTCATGGGggatttgagattgaaaatTTTGATACGATGTTAAAGGTAGAAATAGATGTGAACCTGATAATGTTAGATGTAatgaagtcaaagaaggggaaagtGGTAATATAGGTAGATCTTCTGATGTTACGATCGAATTCCTTGTTATATCCCTATGAGGTaatgtcatcgtcattgaaAAAACTTGAAGAGACGGTAATGATGGTGCGTGTGATAAGTCTATTAATCCCTATGACAGCAAAGAACTATTTTAGCTAATGGGATATACGTTGGAAAGGTCAACTCACAGAGTGCGAGACTGCATCCAATGACAGCTCCTCgatatgatttgatgattcatGGAGAATTTCGAATACACCATCTTTGGTGATCCTTGTACATCCCCATAGTGTCAATCGTTTCAGCTTACTCAGGTTTGGTGCGATAGTCTTGAGTATGGCATCGTCAATCAAGCTTGAGCTCTAAGACTAACGTTAGCTCTTTAGAAAGGTGTCATGGCGTTGACTGACCTGGCATATAATTCCTAATCCCTTTAAACCACCTATCTTGCGTTCAGATAAAGATTTGATGACATCAACGAGTTTTGACTTTAAGTTGGGATCAGGCATCATTATTCGTAGATCATCCAAAGCGGGCATGGTTCCTATAAGGGCTGGATCGTAATACCTATATGAGTGACCTGATAGTTCCAGTGATCGAATATGTGATAAATCTGCTATTCGCTCGAGCAGGGAAGGATTCAGTGATCGATCCCGCTAGATGAACGATTTTCTTCAGTATCTCACAAAGCGAATCAATAACAATGAGAAAAACACTAACAGTCCAGACCAAAGATTCGAGATTTGCCATCTCTCCAATAGCTGTTTGTACGTGGTCGACCAAttctgatctttcttctcctctaGCAGCCAGAGGGAAGAATCGCACGTCTGAACATCGGGATCCTCAGTATGAGTTCGATATAATGATGAGAATAGGGAGCTGACCTAATTTTCTGACAAGCTTACAGAGCTCCGGATGTTTATGCAAGGTATCGAATAGTAATACGAGCTGTAAGGGATATTGACGGACAAGTCAGCGTGAAATACTTTATTAATGATTTTATCTAGAGTCATACCTTGAAATGACAACCATCTTCCCCTATGCCATCATTCGCCATCAGCTTGTTTCCTTTACGAAGTGATGGACAAGTAAGCTTAGTCAGAGTGCTCACAAGGTCTTATCCAAATGTGGTTATACAACTTCTTCCTTATTATGCTATACCATTCTTTGTTCACTCTACATATATTTGCTAGGTCTCGAGGCTGATCGAAATTATCCAACACCAAGGGGATCAATTCTGGGTATTCGAATAGCTGACTTAGAGGTGATACCCCAttttccctctctttccGTTTATCACCATTTTGTGGGatcgacgaagaagatgagacaAGATGTATTGGAAGAGGTTGTGGTAGTGGATATATAGGAGGAAGCTTAGGTGGACTAGGTGGTCTGTATATGGGTTCCGAAGCATATGATTTGGGATTCGCAGCATGCCATTGCCTTGCTCTCAGAAACATCTTATCTAATCTTAATGGTTGAAGTCTAGGTCCATCGTCCAGTCGGATCGCTCGAAGTTCCGCATCGAGACCGTGAAGCATTGTCTCGTCCATCTTGATAACTGTGCAGTGAGCGTAGACACGATCCAGATGGGAGCTGCTCAGCTCATAAAGTCAAACGATGAAATGAGTATAATTAGCAGCTATCGAGATGGAGcatgaaagagagatcatcCGAAGTGGAGGTGGTTGGTAACGTGAAACTTGTTTATGTGGCCCACTTTACGAACATCCCTTCTTTGTCGATTTAtcgatttggtgatttcgcTTTTAAAAGATGGTCTCTTTTGGTTTGAGAGATGTTGATAGACCTCAACACACATACGTGACCAATATCTTGACAATACAATATAACATAGCCGTACAATCGCAATGCAGGGCCTTACAAGATCTACGAACGTTGTTTCTACGTTTTCTGAACTTCGAACACAATTATTCGCAGGACCATCTAGTGAGTCTTCCACCTACAAGGAAATTTATGTGACAAAAAGTTCAACTTAACTCAACCAAACTTTTCGTATAGGTCTAAACACGCAAATACGATTCGCATCGAAAGCAGCAGGTGGTAAATCAAGAAACGGAAGAGATTCTTCCGGTAAAAGATTAGGTGTAAAGAGATTCGGTGGTGAGTTTTGACAGTTTATGGTCGAATGTAATTCTTGCTGATCCAATTCATTTCCTTAACTCTCTGTTGTCAACATTATCATCCTCTGCTCATTTTATCGAATCATCATGATCTTCCCCATCGTACAGACCAATATGTCACACCAGGATCGATAATAATCCGACAGCGTGGACAAACATTCTTACCTGGACAACAAGTATCTCAAGGAAAAGATTTCACTTTATACGCATTACAACCTGGATATGTTAAAttttatcaacatcatttaCCTTATCCACATTTATCAAGACCTGATCAACCTGGACCCGATCCAAGTAAGATTGCTCCGGTTAAAAAACCAAGACAGATGAGTCAGTTCGTAGGTATCGTttcaaagagagaagagaaattacCAAGGGATGAAGTTTCCAGaggtagagaaagaaggttttGGGGTTGGCCAAAAGAAATTAGTAACataaaagaggaaatgaaagcTGAGAATATATAGACCTTATGCATAATTTACGATTCACGATTTATGAGCTTGTTAATGGCAGGTTATTCAAACATCACTGATAGCACACCCCAATTTCAGCCACTGTCTGTTGTGCTAATTACGACGAGTTAAGTCACCTCGCACATGCTTTGCAATCGCCTCGTCAAAGAAAATATTCCAATGCATATGTCTATCAAAATGAGGTATTTCACCCAAGCACCGCACCGTGATCAAGTTTGAGACCAACGTCCAATCCATATCCTCAGTACCCGCAAACATCTTTCCCATCTATCGCAAACAATAAATCTAGTCAGCTTGGTAATTTCCCTCGTTGGGCACTATATAAATTCACCTTACCTTACTACATCTACCATCCAGGCAGATTTCTGAAATGTTTCACATCTATGGCTTCTTGAGAATATGATCTAGGTTGCATGTGTTCCCAAATAGGATCGACATCTGGaccatccaaatcacctGCACCATCCCAACCCCAACACCAAACTATGACGAGGTGATCAGCATCAACACTCACAATATGGGATAATGTTCGGTATGGGTGATATAAGTGACCTGGTACAAGGTTTATTATCGGTCACTTACCATATTCTGGTCCGGGTTGGAAGGCCACCTCCTCATTCTCGTCGTCAGTGAACAGTCTATCATGGGGACCGTACCAGCTCCTATCTTGAGGATCAGTTCGAGGGTCATCGGGTAATCCTCCAATTCGTTTGTAACCTCGAATGGCGGTTAAGTTCCGTCGCTCGGGATGAATAATGTCATATACTTTCTGTGAAGGTGTTGAAATTTGATAAGCGATATTCAGTGCAGACAACGATCGgatgtactcaccttgtcatAAGCAAGTTTCACTCTGGGCACCATGACGATTCTACCGTAACCGGCGTTAAAGTAGTCATCTTTGGTTTTGTCCTCAATCAGCAAACATTATTGAAAAAACATGTATATAGTAAACAGACCAGTACTCACTGCAAATCAAGGAACACTCTGAAGCAGaacattcaccttcaggtaatctTGCCATTCTGAACTTGACATGAGGTGGATGGTAGAATGGTGCAGGATCCATGACTACAACTCCATTCCAGCATGATTGGACTAGTTTGATCAGGAATTAGCTCAGAGTTCATTGTTGATGGAAGAATAACAGCTCCCATATTCGTGCGAgctttactcaccttggataGGAAGATGTCTTTGGAATCGGTGATTCGATTCGGTGTGATGGAAGACTTGCTCAAATGGTGCGTTCTCCAATGCAGTTCCATTGATATCTCGCGCTACCCAGTTGTCGTAGAATACGGGTGCTCCCTACATCCATAGAGATTATTAGCACGGCTCCTCTCGAGAGAGATATCAGACCAGTATATCCGTAAAACTCGGGGCGACCGATCGGCCAGGTCCTCAAGCGGAAAGTTCCCTCGTTACATCTTCAGTCCCTCAATTGCCCTAAAATCTCCTCATCCGCTCCGCTCATATATATCCTCGATCCCAGAAAAGTACTCACAATATCATCGTGATACATGTAATCAGCGGCACATGTGATACCAGCATTTTGTCTTCTGCTTTGCCAAATTAATTCCAATAAATCATCCACACAAGGTAAGATATCGTTCATGAAAACGATTGAATCGAaaacttctccttcattaTCCCTTAATTCGTGTAAAGGAACCATGGCTGCGTTTCTAACTTCAGCCAAATATTCAATTCGATGATTGAATTGACCTCTTGTTCTCATTGAGGTTCTGATGATAATCCTCAATCCAACTGTTCTCGCTAATGAATCGAATATCTTGAGTAAAGCTTTAgtttgatcatttgaacCATTTTCGTAAATTGATACGAAAACATTATGATATCCTAATATAGCTGCTGTTCTGAATAAAGTAGCGAAGATATCAGGTATAACGTCAAATGAGTTATACAAATTGATTGCGAAGAAATATTTATGTTGTGATTGTACTAAAtctcttttgatattctccATTTTCCTACCTCTATCAATATAAGCATTTTGGTTTTTACCCATTAATTGTTCTGCATCTTTTGAACCACCAAACATTTTAGCTAACCATGATCCTGAGTTTGACCATGATTTCTTGAAGCCAAACAAAGGTAAatatctttcttttgcttgATCAACGTATATTTGTTGGGGCTGTCTCAGACATTCCTTTGTATGATGTGCTGATAAAGTTCCTACTAATTGTAAGATATGTAATCGTTGTTGTAATGATGGTAATGTGATTTGTGATCGTTGTAATCTTTGTGATCCAGATATAGCATTAGGTCTTAAATTCTTTGATCCACTTCCACGCCATTCTGTGTTAGACTGTTCAAAAGATCATCAGGTTGATCAGCTGGATTTCGAGGACATTTTTCACAAGAGACGCAAACTTACATCTCCACGTCGTAAcagctatatatatatacgtcGTAGGAAGACACCATTAAACCATTAGCATTGTCCACAACGATACATCACAGTGAAAGATACACTCACCGAAGCTACCAGCAAGCCCACCAGTATACCAACCAGCAGTGATCCGGCTGACGGTAGCTTACGACccaatgataatgatgtgaCAGGCTTCATCGTATCGTATCACTAGATCAGCAGACAGGAATGTGAAGGTTCGTAAAGACTCCGATGTTCAATTCCGTGTGGTCCCTTGACCCTTCTTGTGCGCGTCAGAGTATGTCTGTCCAAATGGCTGAGTCACTATAAATCCTAAGTTCAGTGATGAATGTTAACGAGGTGATTGCTATATGTTATGTTCGTTTGGAGGCAGCCTGGCCATGGCAGTGTGAATTAGTCGTGAATTGGGAACCGAACAatgaaaagtgaaagaagcgCGTCTCTCTCAATGCCGCTCTTTTCTTTATTTCAACGCCCCACTTTGGCACGTATAATGCTCTGGTCGCGTGGGGAGGTGACACACCATAGTTCAATGTGGCAGTCACCTTGATATTGTCAAATCGAAATAGCCCAAAAGTTGCATGAGATGATAGATACAAAAACAGTCTCTCTTCAAGTTCAGAGGAGACGATGACGAACAAATGGCCACAACAGTACGATAGACTACCCCTCTGCCTTCCCAGCTCCCGACATCGATCactctttcatttcctcgGGATCTCCTATACCGTTGGCACTGTGTCCATAATACATCAGCTCATGAATTAAAGATATTCCAGATTGAtgtaactcacttgatggCGAAGATAGCTTCGGCTTCCGGTAAACATGGAGAATCTACAATCTTACACACACGTGACGtccctcttccttttcgaaGATTGAGCCGGGTAGTGGACGCGTGAGCCATGATGTTACCTCCACTGTACCACATGTTAGCTGAAGTAGATCCATCGCGTGTAGACCAGCTTACATAGGTTTCTTAGCGTCCGCTACAGCAAATTGACCTCCGTCAACTTGAGCTACCACTTGATTGGTGACGACTACAGCGACACCGAACTACACAACATGTTGTCAGCTCAAGAACTGTCTCTTCGTACTTCGAAAAGTGCTCACCTCATCCGCCAATCGCATGAGCGTCCTCAAGAATTTAGCCAGATGCATTTGTCTCGCTGATAATTCTCCTCTACCTGAGAAATCCGTTCGATACAGTGATGTACATGAATCGACGATGAGTAGAGAGAATCTGGATATTCAGACGATTCAGTATGGATCTTAGTAGACCTCACCTGAAAAAGGtatttactcacctcgatTCGGCCATCATAGCACTAGCTTGGACCAATAGTTGCAGTTGATGATCAGCGTTATATGCTCTTGCATAGGCGATGTTATCCAGTACTTCTTCTCCGTTCAATCCAAATCGTTCCGCTACAGCCAACATCCTAACAGGACGGAAAGTTCCTTCTGTATCAATGTACAAGCATTTGCCCTCACCGCCGCCCATTGATACAGGTAACTATACCATCGAGAGTGGTCAGCCGTCAATCCTACGTCGAAAAGTCGTCAAAGCTCACTTGACATGTCACGGCGAGAGTGTGACATATTTGGGATTTTCCAGTTCTAAATTCGCCTGTGCGCAATACCATGTCAGCGGAAGTTGGTAGCCCGGCTTTTATATTAACTAACCATAAAGTTCTGTAATCGCTCCAGTCTCGATACCACCTAAGACAAACGAGTTAGtctatttgatcttgatcattggatagaagaaagaatcactcacctcctAAAATGGTGTCTAAGCCTGTTGATCCCGTGGTGATATGTACCAACTCTGATCGCCTTGAATGGATTTCAGTTGCAGTCGTGAAACCCATCGGCACCATCTTACAAGCTATACATAGTTCATGTCAGCTGACCATACGGAAACGTTTTACT includes these proteins:
- a CDS encoding pre-mRNA-splicing factor CLF1 is translated as MSGRDARDRAPRVKNRAAAAVQITAEQLLREAQERQEPAVQAPKQRVQDLEELTEFQGRKRNEFEGRIRYSRDSIRAWIKYAQWESSQNEFERARSVFERALDVDPRSNELWLKYTDMELKARNINHARNLYDRAVTLLPRVDALWYKYVYLEELLLNIPGARQIFERWMQWEPNDQAWQSYIKLEERYNELDRASAIYERWIGVRPIPKNWVTWAKFEEDRGQPDKAREVFQTALEFFGDEEEQVEKAQQVFAAFARMETRLKEYERARVIYKFALARLPRSKSASLYAAYTKFEKQHGDRAGVELTVLGKRRIQYEEELAYDGTNYDAWFSLARLEEDAYRADKEDGEDVEPTRVREAYERAVANVPPALEKRYWRRYIYLWLQYAAFEEIETKDYGRARDVYKAAIKLVPHKTFTFAKLWLSYAYFEIRRLDVSAARKVLGAGIGMCPKPKLFSGYIELEMRLREFDRVRTLYEKFLTYDPSLSSGWIQWTQVESAVEDFERVRAIFELAVQQSLDMPEIVWKAYIDFEAGEGERERARLLYERLLERTSHVKVYISYALMEVSVLGGGEDEDGNEIEGEAGDPEMARAIFERGYKDLRAKGEKEDRALLLTAWKSFEEQHGTSEEQAHVEEMMPTTRKRWRKTEDGSGELEEYWDVIFPDDERDANPTSFKFFQAAQQWAAQRGEGEGEGGLSYDLPSDSDDDDDDEDGDAEETRAEPMDEDE
- a CDS encoding ribosomal protein L27, yielding MQGLTRSTNVVSTFSELRTQLFAGPSSLNTQIRFASKAAGGKSRNGRDSSGKRLGVKRFGDQYVTPGSIIIRQRGQTFLPGQQVSQGKDFTLYALQPGYVKFYQHHLPYPHLSRPDQPGPDPSKIAPVKKPRQMSQFVGIVSKREEKLPRDEVSRGRERRFWGWPKEISNIKEEMKAENI
- a CDS encoding DNA repair protein RAD51 produces the protein MASQEQDPFAGGQGEEGDDFELMAPLLVAKLQEAGISAQDTKKLADAGFHTVEAVAFTPKKTLCTIKGISEQKADKILTEACKMVPMGFTTATEIHSRRSELVHITTGSTGLDTILGGGIETGAITELYGEFRTGKSQICHTLAVTCQLPVSMGGGEGKCLYIDTEGTFRPVRMLAVAERFGLNGEEVLDNIAYARAYNADHQLQLLVQASAMMAESRFSLLIVDSCTSLYRTDFSGRGELSARQMHLAKFLRTLMRLADEFGVAVVVTNQVVAQVDGGQFAVADAKKPIGGNIMAHASTTRLNLRKGRGTSRVCKIVDSPCLPEAEAIFAINANGIGDPEEMKE